A single Salmo trutta chromosome 14, fSalTru1.1, whole genome shotgun sequence DNA region contains:
- the LOC115208625 gene encoding uncharacterized protein C17orf67 homolog, with amino-acid sequence MKKFVAFSLCLVLLTIYTADANPIIKESYAKQLLRTKRQKPGHPDEPMREHLLHMQVLDQRAQETNLEHWLNPHCYPRCDRNYGHPV; translated from the exons ATGAAGAAGTTTGTGGCATTTTCCCTCTGTCTGGTCCTCTTGACCATCTACACAGCAG ATGCAAACCCAATCATCAAGGAGAGCTATGCTAAGCAACTTCTGCGGACCAAGAGGCAGAAGCCTGGCCACCCAGATGAGCCAATGAGG gaGCACTTGCTCCACATGCAGGTTCTGGATCAGAGGGCCCAGGAGACCAACCTGGAACACTGGCTGAACCCCCACTGCTACCCCCGCTGTGACAGGAACTACGGACACCCCGTCTAA